A window of Oncorhynchus nerka isolate Pitt River linkage group LG4, Oner_Uvic_2.0, whole genome shotgun sequence contains these coding sequences:
- the dolk gene encoding dolichol kinase isoform X1, translating to MWGVDLLKYVYRTGLRLWTKIRTNHDVCRRKELTDLLKKRFVFELESSAVNRPPSLSSPPIATMQTNPVLVESAVVFSVVMCVHMAVWNQHSWCCVALVIQAFYVQHKWDRLLRNGNAVFQWRLSANSGIVPAVMVMPLLGVALREKCAASGNVYFERFSMVVTVTGMMLALFLSLLALGITRPVPTNTCVIAGVASSAILYTVKQTLTVSEVIEVLEVLLIFVYLSLIVLYLLPRCFTPGEALLIVGGISFIVNQLIKRSLNMAEVKGEPVHYFLPVVVVGSLLLGVFFALLFCFMESETWVSSLFFHMMTAVLGLGILMPWLSLLIRRHPIMWLLDFVTLNDKRLCLLGYWVLLATLATLVVLHQNYQRQSGSKKHQASTVVRKYFHLIVVATFVPGLVYDRQLLHVASVGCLGAFLLLEYVRYFRIRPLGQLLRQLLTLFLDERDSGPLILTHIYLLLGMSLPIWLFPGPCAPKGILPGAGGLVPYAGVLAVGVGDTVASVFGSSMGEIRWPGTKKTVEGTATSVFAQIIAVAIFLIFDPTINLNSTYSWIVGSITMVAMLEAYTSQIDNLLLPLYLFILLLL from the exons ATGTGGGGTGTGGATCTTTTGAAATACGT ATACAGGACAGGCCTAAGATTGTGGACTAAAATAAGAACTAACCATGATGTGTGCCGCAGAAAGGAATTGACAGACCTTTTAAAAAAGAGATTTGTGTTCGAGCTGGAGTCCTCTGCCGTGAaccgccctccctccctgtcttctcccccgattgcaacCATGCAGACCAACCCGGTACTGGTGGAGTCTGCAGTggtcttctctgtggtgatgTGTGTCCACATGGCCGTGTGGAACCAGCACTCCTGGTGCTGCGTGGCCCTGGTCATCCAGGCCTTCTACGTGCAGCACAAGTGGGACCGCCTGCTCCGTAATGGCAACGCCGTCTTTCAGTGGCGCCTGTCAGCCAACAGCGGCATCGTCCCAGCCGTCATGGTGATGCCCCTGCTGGGTGTGGCGCTGCGGGAGAAGTGCGCCGCCTCGGGGAACGTCTACTTTGAGCGTTTCTCCATGGTGGTCACAGTGACAGGCATGATGCTGGCACTGTTCCTGTCGCTCCTCGCGCTGGGCATCACAAGGCCCGTGCCCACCAACACATGCGTGATTGCGGGTGTGGCGAGCAGTGCCATCCTGTACACAGTGAAGCAGACCCTAACGGTGTCGGAGGTGATTGAGGTTCTGGAGGTGCTGCTGATATTCGTCTACCTGAGTCTGATCGTGCTCTACCTGCTACCGCGCTGCTTCACGCCCGGCGAGGCCCTCCTCATCGTCGGGGGCATCAGCTTCATCGTCAACCAGCTCATAAAGCGCTCACTCAACATGGCTGAGGTCAAAGGAGAGCCTGTCCACTACTTCCTGCCCGTGGTGGTGGTAGGATCTCTTCTCCTAGGGGTGTTTTTCGCCCTGCTCTTCTGCTTCATGGAGTCTGAGACCTGGGTGTCGTCGCTCTTCTTCCACATGATGACGGCTGTGCTGGGCCTGGGGATCCTCATGCCCTGGCTCTCCCTCCTCATCCGCCGCCACCCCATCATGTGGCTGCTGGACTTTGTGACTCTGAACGACAAGCGTCTGTGCCTGCTGGGGTACTGGGTGCTGTTGGCCACACTGGCCACCCTGGTTGTGCTGCACCAGAACTACCAGCGCCAGTCAGGCTCCAAGAAGCACCAGGCCTCTACGGTAGTCAGAAAGTACTTCCACCTCATTGTAGTAGCCACCTTCGTCCCAGGCCTGGTGTATGACCGCCAGCTCCTACACGTGGCGTCCGTGGGCTGCCTGGGGGCCTTCCTGCTCCTGGAGTATGTGCGCTACTTCCGCATCCGCCCGCTGGGTCAACTCCTCCGTCAGTTACTCACCCTGTTCCTGGACGAGCGTGACTCTGGACCTCTCATCCTCACCCACATCTACCTCCTCCTGGGCATGTCCCTGCCTATCTGGCTGTTCCCGGGGCCCTGCGCCCCCAAAGGCATCCTGCCCGGGGCGGGGGGCCTGGTGCCCTACGCCGGGGTGCTGGCGGTAGGTGTGGGGGACACAGTGGCGTCGGTGTTTGGCAGCAGCATGGGCGAGATCCGCTGGCCGGGcaccaagaagacagtggaggGCACAGCCACGTCGGTATTTGCCCAGATCATCGCTGTGGCTATCTTCCTCATATTCGACCCCACCATCAATCTGAACTCCACCTACTCATGGATCGTGGGCTCCATCAccatggtagccatgctggagGCCTACACCTCGCAGATAGACAACCTGCTGCTGCCGCTTTACCTCTTCATCCTGCTGCTGCTCTGA
- the dolk gene encoding dolichol kinase isoform X2 → MQTNPVLVESAVVFSVVMCVHMAVWNQHSWCCVALVIQAFYVQHKWDRLLRNGNAVFQWRLSANSGIVPAVMVMPLLGVALREKCAASGNVYFERFSMVVTVTGMMLALFLSLLALGITRPVPTNTCVIAGVASSAILYTVKQTLTVSEVIEVLEVLLIFVYLSLIVLYLLPRCFTPGEALLIVGGISFIVNQLIKRSLNMAEVKGEPVHYFLPVVVVGSLLLGVFFALLFCFMESETWVSSLFFHMMTAVLGLGILMPWLSLLIRRHPIMWLLDFVTLNDKRLCLLGYWVLLATLATLVVLHQNYQRQSGSKKHQASTVVRKYFHLIVVATFVPGLVYDRQLLHVASVGCLGAFLLLEYVRYFRIRPLGQLLRQLLTLFLDERDSGPLILTHIYLLLGMSLPIWLFPGPCAPKGILPGAGGLVPYAGVLAVGVGDTVASVFGSSMGEIRWPGTKKTVEGTATSVFAQIIAVAIFLIFDPTINLNSTYSWIVGSITMVAMLEAYTSQIDNLLLPLYLFILLLL, encoded by the coding sequence ATGCAGACCAACCCGGTACTGGTGGAGTCTGCAGTggtcttctctgtggtgatgTGTGTCCACATGGCCGTGTGGAACCAGCACTCCTGGTGCTGCGTGGCCCTGGTCATCCAGGCCTTCTACGTGCAGCACAAGTGGGACCGCCTGCTCCGTAATGGCAACGCCGTCTTTCAGTGGCGCCTGTCAGCCAACAGCGGCATCGTCCCAGCCGTCATGGTGATGCCCCTGCTGGGTGTGGCGCTGCGGGAGAAGTGCGCCGCCTCGGGGAACGTCTACTTTGAGCGTTTCTCCATGGTGGTCACAGTGACAGGCATGATGCTGGCACTGTTCCTGTCGCTCCTCGCGCTGGGCATCACAAGGCCCGTGCCCACCAACACATGCGTGATTGCGGGTGTGGCGAGCAGTGCCATCCTGTACACAGTGAAGCAGACCCTAACGGTGTCGGAGGTGATTGAGGTTCTGGAGGTGCTGCTGATATTCGTCTACCTGAGTCTGATCGTGCTCTACCTGCTACCGCGCTGCTTCACGCCCGGCGAGGCCCTCCTCATCGTCGGGGGCATCAGCTTCATCGTCAACCAGCTCATAAAGCGCTCACTCAACATGGCTGAGGTCAAAGGAGAGCCTGTCCACTACTTCCTGCCCGTGGTGGTGGTAGGATCTCTTCTCCTAGGGGTGTTTTTCGCCCTGCTCTTCTGCTTCATGGAGTCTGAGACCTGGGTGTCGTCGCTCTTCTTCCACATGATGACGGCTGTGCTGGGCCTGGGGATCCTCATGCCCTGGCTCTCCCTCCTCATCCGCCGCCACCCCATCATGTGGCTGCTGGACTTTGTGACTCTGAACGACAAGCGTCTGTGCCTGCTGGGGTACTGGGTGCTGTTGGCCACACTGGCCACCCTGGTTGTGCTGCACCAGAACTACCAGCGCCAGTCAGGCTCCAAGAAGCACCAGGCCTCTACGGTAGTCAGAAAGTACTTCCACCTCATTGTAGTAGCCACCTTCGTCCCAGGCCTGGTGTATGACCGCCAGCTCCTACACGTGGCGTCCGTGGGCTGCCTGGGGGCCTTCCTGCTCCTGGAGTATGTGCGCTACTTCCGCATCCGCCCGCTGGGTCAACTCCTCCGTCAGTTACTCACCCTGTTCCTGGACGAGCGTGACTCTGGACCTCTCATCCTCACCCACATCTACCTCCTCCTGGGCATGTCCCTGCCTATCTGGCTGTTCCCGGGGCCCTGCGCCCCCAAAGGCATCCTGCCCGGGGCGGGGGGCCTGGTGCCCTACGCCGGGGTGCTGGCGGTAGGTGTGGGGGACACAGTGGCGTCGGTGTTTGGCAGCAGCATGGGCGAGATCCGCTGGCCGGGcaccaagaagacagtggaggGCACAGCCACGTCGGTATTTGCCCAGATCATCGCTGTGGCTATCTTCCTCATATTCGACCCCACCATCAATCTGAACTCCACCTACTCATGGATCGTGGGCTCCATCAccatggtagccatgctggagGCCTACACCTCGCAGATAGACAACCTGCTGCTGCCGCTTTACCTCTTCATCCTGCTGCTGCTCTGA